A genomic window from Nanoarchaeota archaeon includes:
- a CDS encoding Kae1-associated serine/threonine protein kinase, with protein sequence MQLLRKGAEADIYRTDSSVLKDRVPKSYRIKALDDKLRKERTRAEAKLLERAANIVSVPKVLNKNMFSIEMEFIDGPRVKDILGKNNFCEICAELSQSIVALHKAEIIHGDLTTSNLILKGGKIYFIDFGLGFFSKKPEDMAVDLHTLFEALNSTHSGIADEAIELVLSEYEKSGGKKEVILRLEKLKSRGRYIRRSKNGVF encoded by the coding sequence ATGCAGCTGTTAAGGAAAGGCGCCGAAGCGGACATTTATCGGACAGATAGTTCTGTGCTAAAAGATCGCGTCCCGAAATCATACCGCATAAAAGCGCTTGACGACAAGCTCAGAAAAGAGCGCACACGTGCCGAAGCAAAGCTTCTGGAACGCGCGGCGAATATTGTGTCCGTTCCAAAAGTCCTGAATAAAAATATGTTTTCAATAGAAATGGAATTTATCGACGGCCCGCGCGTCAAGGATATTCTTGGCAAAAATAATTTTTGCGAAATCTGCGCCGAACTTTCACAATCTATCGTTGCGCTGCACAAAGCCGAAATAATCCATGGCGATTTGACAACGAGCAACCTTATTTTAAAAGGCGGAAAAATTTATTTCATCGATTTCGGCCTGGGGTTTTTCTCAAAAAAGCCGGAGGACATGGCGGTGGACTTGCATACGCTTTTCGAGGCGCTGAATTCCACCCATTCGGGAATCGCGGATGAAGCAATTGAACTGGTTTTGTCAGAGTATGAAAAATCCGGCGGAAAAAAAGAAGTTATTCTCCGGCTTGAAAAATTGAAGTCGCGCGGAAGGTATATTCGCCGAAGCAAAAATGGTGTTTTTTAA
- a CDS encoding MCP four helix bundle domain-containing protein has product MNLSKKLVSGFLALSVFSVIVGYVGFVSMKYVDSGIKSLENETIPAINLLKDAKIAAMQVFAATMDFAQARNNTREYIGDAARIQSKAEFISSVEAYRAIIGEPFLEDGEPRDEIKENAAAFIGASDRMFLLKNSGTKDTEIAEAGETLEYARAKLFVSLDSALKHKSEEIKYRGEAVNTTINRSLVSILIIIIVSMISAILSGIIFAHSIADPVIELTRASEEMSGDYRNIKKIVEGASDDEIGKLTHSFNCMVEDITKRDEEISIKNKKLEASKKELEEKVAELERFNKIAVGRELKMIELKKRINELESMKR; this is encoded by the coding sequence ATGAACCTAAGCAAAAAACTGGTATCCGGATTTCTGGCGCTTTCTGTATTTTCTGTTATTGTGGGCTATGTCGGCTTTGTGAGTATGAAATATGTTGACAGCGGCATCAAATCCCTGGAAAATGAGACCATTCCCGCAATTAATTTGCTTAAAGACGCGAAAATTGCCGCAATGCAGGTTTTTGCCGCAACAATGGATTTTGCACAGGCGCGCAACAATACCCGCGAATATATAGGGGATGCCGCAAGGATTCAAAGCAAAGCGGAATTCATAAGTTCTGTTGAGGCATACCGTGCCATTATCGGCGAGCCTTTTCTCGAAGATGGAGAGCCAAGGGATGAGATTAAAGAGAATGCCGCGGCTTTTATCGGCGCTTCGGACAGAATGTTTTTGCTGAAAAACAGCGGGACAAAGGACACCGAAATTGCAGAAGCCGGCGAAACGCTTGAGTACGCCAGGGCAAAGCTTTTTGTATCGCTGGACTCTGCGCTGAAGCATAAGTCAGAGGAAATAAAATATCGGGGCGAAGCCGTCAATACGACGATAAACAGGTCGTTGGTTTCGATTTTGATAATTATCATCGTTTCCATGATCTCGGCAATTCTAAGCGGCATTATCTTCGCCCACTCAATCGCGGATCCTGTGATAGAACTGACAAGGGCGTCGGAAGAAATGAGCGGCGACTATAGGAACATCAAAAAAATAGTGGAGGGGGCTTCTGATGACGAGATAGGGAAGCTTACTCATTCATTCAACTGCATGGTTGAGGATATCACAAAAAGGGATGAGGAAATATCCATCAAAAACAAAAAGCTTGAGGCATCGAAGAAAGAGCTCGAGGAAAAGGTTGCAGAGCTTGAGCGCTTCAATAAGATTGCAGTGGGGCGAGAGCTCAAGATGATTGAATTGAAAAAGAGGATAAATGAATTGGAAAGCATGAAAAGATGA
- a CDS encoding PH domain-containing protein, producing MVDWHLLPGEKAIHETKISRMIFWKYYFIAVALLALSVFVNFTDFSKYNVAIPKLEVSGAMIAIAGIIAFVAERLAAREMVLLTTERVMIRKRGLNDDEMGNSDIKSSAVGMVGTVRMEALKLETITNVQVRQTMIQRILGMGDIAILSGYEEHVVKDLHHPFDIERAIYRIIEKKSESRANANARPAIERR from the coding sequence ATGGTCGATTGGCACCTTCTTCCGGGAGAAAAAGCAATACACGAGACAAAAATCTCGCGCATGATTTTCTGGAAATATTATTTTATTGCAGTGGCGCTGCTTGCGCTTTCTGTATTTGTGAATTTCACAGACTTCTCAAAATACAATGTCGCAATACCTAAGCTTGAAGTGTCCGGCGCCATGATTGCAATTGCCGGAATAATCGCATTTGTCGCAGAAAGGCTGGCTGCACGCGAAATGGTGCTTCTTACAACAGAGCGCGTGATGATAAGAAAACGCGGCTTAAATGATGACGAAATGGGTAATAGCGACATAAAAAGCAGCGCTGTTGGTATGGTAGGCACTGTGCGCATGGAAGCGCTAAAGCTTGAAACAATAACAAATGTGCAGGTAAGGCAAACCATGATACAACGCATTCTTGGAATGGGCGACATTGCAATACTGTCCGGCTACGAAGAGCATGTTGTAAAAGACCTGCACCACCCGTTTGATATAGAGCGCGCGATTTACCGCATAATAGAAAAAAAGAGCGAAAGCAGGGCAAATGCAAATGCGCGACCTGCGATTGAACGAAGATGA